One window of the Anguilla rostrata isolate EN2019 chromosome 13, ASM1855537v3, whole genome shotgun sequence genome contains the following:
- the ddx23 gene encoding probable ATP-dependent RNA helicase DDX23, translating to MAGELSEKKETEASVKERDRKRSRSRSRERERRGSPGKERKRHRSRERRRSRSRSKSAERDRRQKDKEREKDRDRTRKDRDRDKDGHRRDKDRSRKSRSTSPKSKDGKIKREKDMKKEEDEEDNKKKEKVQPLSLEELLAKKKAEEEAEAKPKFLSKAEREAEAIKRREQETEERRKMLEDERKKRRVFQDIGRKMMEDPQERERRERRERMERENNGNEEDDGRQKIREEKDKGKELQAIKERYLGGVKKRRRTRHLNDRKFVFEWDASEDTSIDYNPIYKEKHQVQLYGRGFIAGIDLKQQKRDQSRFYGDLMEKRRTLEEKEQEELRLKKVRKKEAKQRWDDRHWSQKKLDEMTDRDWRIFREDYSITTKGGKIPNPIRNWKEYNLPPHIVEVIDKCGYKDPTPIQRQAIPIGLQNRDIIGVAETGSGKTAAFLIPLLVWITTLPKIDRIEDSDQGPYAVILAPTRELAQQIEEETIKFGKPLGIRTVAVIGGISREDQGFRLRMGCEIVIATPGRLIDVLENRYLVLGRCTYVVLDEADRMIDMGFEPDVQKILEYIPVTNQKPDTDEAEDPEKMMMNFESGKHKYRQTVMFTATMPPAVERLARSYLRRPAVVYIGSAGKPHERVEQKVLLMSEGEKRKKLLDVLARGFEPPIIIFVNQKKGCDVLAKSLEKMGYNACTLHGGKGQEQREFALSNLKAGAKDILVATDVAGRGIDIHDVSMVLNYDMAKNIEDYIHRIGRTGRAGKSGVAVTFLTKEDSTVFYDLKQAILESPVSTCPPELTNHPDAQHKPGTILTKKRREETIFA from the exons ATGGCTGGGGAACTTTCCGAAAAGAAGGAAACCGAGGCCTCGGTGAAGGAGCGCGACAGGAAACGCAGCCGATCTAGATCCAGAGAGCGTGAGCGCAGGGGTTCTCCTGGCAAAGAGCGAAAGCGCCACCGCTCGCGCGAGCGGAGGAGATCCCGCAGCCGCTCCAAATCTGCAGAAAG AGACCGGCGTCAGAAAgacaaggagagggagaaggaccGAGACCGGACACGCAAGGACCGGGACCGTGACAAAGACGGTCATCGCCGTGACAAAGACCGTAGCAGGAAGTCAAG GAGTACATCCCCTAAGTCCAAAGATGGcaagataaagagagaaaaggatatgaaaaaagaggaggatgaagaggacaataagaagaaagagaag GTGCAGCCTCTTTCTCTGGAGGAGTTGTTGGCGaagaagaaagcagaggaggaggcagaagCCAAG CCCAAGTTCCTGTCGAAGGCGGAGCGTGAGGCGGAGGCGATAAAGCGGAGGGAGcaggagacggaggagaggaggaagatgcTGGAGGACGAGCGGAAGAAGAGGAGGGTGTTCCAGGACATCGGGAGGAAGATGATGG AGGACCCCCAGGAGCGCGAGCGGCGTGAACGCAGGGAGCGCATGGAGAGGGAGAACAACGGCAACGAGGAAGACGACGGGCGGCAGAAGATCCGCGAGGAGAAGGACAAGGGCAAAGAGCTGCAGGCCATTAAG GAACGGTACCTAGGCGgagtgaagaagaggaggaggacgcgaCACCTGAACGACAGGAagtttgtgtttgagtgggaCGCCTCTGAGGACACGTCCATCGATTACAACCCCAT ATACAAAGAGAAGCACCAGGTGCAGCTGTACGGGCGTGGCTTCATTGCCGGGATTGACCTAAAGCAGCAAAAGAGAGATCAGTCCCGTTTCTACGGAGATCTGATGGAGAAGAGACGCAcgctggaggagaaggagcaggagga GCTGAGGCTGAAGAAGGTTCGGAAGAAGGAGGCGAAGCAGCGCTGGGACGACAGGCACTGGTCCCAGAAGAAGCTGGATGAGATGACGGACAGGGACTGGAGAATCTTCCGGGAGGACTACAGCATCACCACCAAGGGGGGCAAGATCCCCAACCCCATCCGCAACTGGAAGGAGTACAACCTTCCCCCCCACATCGTGGAGGTCATCGACAAGTGTGGCTACAAG GATCCTACCCCCATCCAGAGGCAGGCCATCCCTATCGGCCTGCAGAACAGGGACATCATTGGTGTGGCCGAGACTGGCAGCGGCAAGACGGCCGCCTTCCTGATCCCTCTGCTGGTCTGGATCACCACCCTGCCCAAGATCGACAG GATTGAGGACTCGGACCAGGGGCCGTACGCAGTGATCCTGGCCCCCACGCGTGAGCTGGCCCAGCAGATCGAGGAGGAGACCATCAAGTTCGGGAAGCCGCTGGGAATCCGCACCGTTGCAGTCATTGGAGGCATCTCAAGAGAGGACCAAGGCTTCCGCCTCAGGATGGGCTGCGAG ATTGTGATCGCCACGCCCGGTCGTCTGATCGACGTGCTGGAGAACCGCTACCTGGTCCTGGGCCGCTGCACCTATGTGGTCCTGGACGAGGCCGACCGCATGATCGACATGGGCTTCGAGCCCGACGTGCAGAAGATTCTGGAGTACATCCCCGTCACCAACCAGAAACCTGACACAGACGAGGCCGAAGACCCggagaagatgatgatgaaCTTTGAATCGGGAAAACACAAGTACAGACAG acGGTGATGTTCACGGCTACCATGCCCCCGGCAGTGGAGCGGCTGGCTCGCAGTTACCTACGGCGCCCCGCGGTGGTGTACATCGGCTCTGCAGGCAAACCGCACGAGAGGGTGGAGCAGAAGGTCCTGCTGAtgtcagagggagagaagag GAAGAAGCTTCTGGATGTTCTGGCGCGAGGCTTTGAGCCACCCATCATCATCTTCGTTAACCAGAAGAAGGGCTGCGACGTACTGGCCAAGTCCCTGGAGAAGATGGGG tataaCGCCTGCACACTCCACGGCGGTAAGgggcaggagcagagagagtttGCGCTCTCCAACCTGAAGGCCGGAGCGAAGGACATACTGGTGGCCACAGACGTGGCCGGCCGAGGTATCGACATTCACGACGTCTCCATGGTGCTCAACTACGACATGGCCAAGAACATCGAGG ACTACATCCATCGTATCGGCCGTACGGGTCGCGCTGGGAAGAGCGGCGTGGCGGTGACCTTCCTCACCAAGGAGGACTCCACTGTCTTCTACGACCTGAAGCAGGCCATCCTGGAGAGCCCGGTCTCCACCTGCCCCCCCGAGCTGACCAACCACCCCGACGCCCAGCACAAACCCGGCACCATCCTCACcaagaagaggagggaggagaccATCTtcgcctaa